The nucleotide sequence GTTAGAAATGATCAAAAAACATGGAGATACGGAGGGGTCAGACCCACACAATCGACAAAATACCAAACTCCCGTAATTCCTCTGTCGGCGACTGCAGTGGCATTTCTCGGCGCTGGCGCCTCTGCAGCAGCATATTTCTGCTGGTTTCACGGCCTTTCAGTGCTTCCCGTATCAAGGATAATAGCCTTTCAGTTCTTACAGCCATTTGCCGGGGCAATAATTGCATATCTGCTGCTTGGCGAGCGTTTCACGATATGGCTGTTTGTCGGAGGTATAACGATAATGTATGGAGTGTACCTCATTAACAGAAAATGAGGGCTGAAGATCTATTATTAGGTCTATCACAAACATAGATCCGCAACCCCGGAAGATTTCTGAGAACAAAAAGACTCTGAGCAGGCAGCTCGCAGTCAATTAGAATACATGGTTATTATTCAGGCAGACCGTATTTTTCAGAAGTAAAGTTCAAACTCCTGTGCGGTAGGCGCATTATAAACATATTCCGCTTCTATGCGTTTTGCCTTTACCCACAGTCCGATCAGTTCTTTGGGAAATGCCGGAACAAGATATTCATTATCTTTTTCCAGCCCGTCAAGCACCTTATTCAGATTCAGCGGGAACATCAATCCTTCACCGGACTCCTGGCCCTGATAGCCGAGTGCCTGTGGATCTGTTTTTTTCAGTATCCCGTCTGCGCCAGCAAGCACCATAGCCGAAATAAAGAAATAAATATTTGATGACCCGTCGCCTGTCCTGTATTCAACCCTGGTTTCTTCTTTTTTAACATATCCGGGAATACGTACCGCCGCAGCGCGGGAGCCTTTTGCGAAAGTAGCGCTGACAGGAGCTTCATATCCATGAACAAGCCTGCGGTAGCTGTTCGTACTGGGGCATGCGAATGCAAGAAGGCTTCCTGTCAAGCTGTGGCTTAGCATTCCTGCTGTGTAAAAAAGCCCTTCATCGGAGAGGTTGAAAAGTTTAGATCCTGGAAAAATGGATCTTCCTCCCTTTTCAAGGAATTGATGGACATGCATTCCGCTTCCAGGCATCTTATAAAGCGGTTTGGGCATAAAAGTAACATGAAGCCCCATTTCTTCCGCAACCTGTTTTATGATCCATTTTGCAAGCGAAACCAGATCGCCCGCTTTCACAATATCCATAAAATCAAGTTCTATCTCAAGCTGCGATATTGCAACTTCATGATGGTGGTACTTAACGGGAATGCCGATAGCTTCCATCAGATGGACTGTCTCATTGCGGAAATCAATATATTTATCCTCGGGCGGCATACGATGATATGCCTGATTCCTTCCTATGCGGGGACCGGTTCCATATCCATCGCCGAATCCTTCCGAAGAAGTGACATTATAGCCGGCATGGTCAGGCCCGGTAGAATATTCAACATCTTCAAACGCGTAATATTCGAGTTCAACCAGCACTTTGGCTGTATCCGCTATGTCTTTGTCGCGCAGGAATTTCTGCGCGTTCCTGATAACATTTCTTGGATACTGGTCAAAGGGTTCCCTGTCTGTCGATATTACATCACAGAGGACATGGAGCATTTTATAATCACCGCGTATCTCAAAAAATGCTGTCGACATATCCGGTACGGCAACCATGTCAGAGTTGCTTACTTTCGCGTAGCCATAGTTTGACGCATCAAAACCTATTCCTTCCTTAAGTATCTTTTCGCTTACATAGGCGCGAGGCAAAGCGACACTGCGAATATTGCCGGCAATATCTATCATGAGAAAATCCAGGAAATCTGCTTCATCGATCTTTCCGTTGAAATGCTCCAGCTTCATTGTTACCCCTCCTGTCAGGCTTTTAAATAATCAGTTCCCGAATTTTTTACTAACAAGGTATTAAAGAAACGCGGAGGGGTCAGGCCTGCACAATCAACAAAATGCCCAACTCCCGTGGTGCCTCTGTTGGTGACAGGAGGCCGCCAAAAAACTCCGGATGGCTCCGGCCCACATAAATCACAAATCAGTGATCCTCTATATCTTTTCAATTTTTTTCAGTTGATCTTCGGCTTCAGATCTTCTGATCACTGCACCAATGATACAAATATATCACTTTATGTCAATTGTGAAGGCCTGATCACAATTGGTGTTATTTTAAACAGAGCCCCGGACATATGTTTGATGTCCGGGGCTCTGTTTTTTTATGACACCTTGGCTGATATTCTCTAACCTCCGCCGATAAGCGGGAATATCCTTACGTCGTCAC is from Synergistaceae bacterium and encodes:
- a CDS encoding DMT family transporter, which gives rise to MAFLGAGASAAAYFCWFHGLSVLPVSRIIAFQFLQPFAGAIIAYLLLGERFTIWLFVGGITIMYGVYLINRK
- a CDS encoding glutamine synthetase beta-grasp domain-containing protein, producing MKLEHFNGKIDEADFLDFLMIDIAGNIRSVALPRAYVSEKILKEGIGFDASNYGYAKVSNSDMVAVPDMSTAFFEIRGDYKMLHVLCDVISTDREPFDQYPRNVIRNAQKFLRDKDIADTAKVLVELEYYAFEDVEYSTGPDHAGYNVTSSEGFGDGYGTGPRIGRNQAYHRMPPEDKYIDFRNETVHLMEAIGIPVKYHHHEVAISQLEIELDFMDIVKAGDLVSLAKWIIKQVAEEMGLHVTFMPKPLYKMPGSGMHVHQFLEKGGRSIFPGSKLFNLSDEGLFYTAGMLSHSLTGSLLAFACPSTNSYRRLVHGYEAPVSATFAKGSRAAAVRIPGYVKKEETRVEYRTGDGSSNIYFFISAMVLAGADGILKKTDPQALGYQGQESGEGLMFPLNLNKVLDGLEKDNEYLVPAFPKELIGLWVKAKRIEAEYVYNAPTAQEFELYF